The genomic window tctctctctctctctctctctctctctctcacaatatatgtacaaagtatatgtaaataaagtgatatatgtatatgtatatatatgtgtgtgtgtgtgtgtgtgtgtgtgtgtgtgtgtgtgtgtgtgtgtgtgtgtacatatatatacatattatatatatgtatatatatatatatatatatatatatatatatatatatgacatgtgtatacataatatatatatatatatatatatatatatatatatatatatatacacacatatatatgaatatatatatatatatatatatatatatatataatatatatatatacatacacacatatatataaatatatatatatatatatatatatatatatatatatatatatatattttcatgtgtgtgtgtgtcctttaatATATAGCGATTATAAATAGCAAGACATGAGccggtttgtttgtttagttttaacGGCGTTCACTTGACTTAATGATCACCTACCGCAGCAGGTAAGACGTCGGGCAGCTGCTTATCTCGAAGCTCGTAATAAATTTCCTTCTAGAAGAACACAATGATTCTGCAATGTCGACAACGGGGATTCTTTCTTCGTGGTCTTATTTAGCTTTGATTCTTATATCTGATTTATTTCCTGGCCGTGAAAATGTCCACGGAAATATGGCagatttatattttcaattatttatgGCATATGCGTTTTCATCAGTAGGGCAATCAGAAGTGACAGTTTGTCATTTACTTTTCTATGTTATATTGTCGCGGTATTTTTCTCGCTGTCGAAATTGCACTTATTTATTACAGGATAACTCACACGTAACACGCTATCTGCAAATCCCTTCGCCTGTGTCACCCGGTGAGCATTTCGAGATGAAAAATTCGTTTCAGTCGTGAATGGAAATATACAATGACTCTACACCAACATTTCACCATAAACGGCATATCTCCATCATATCGCGTTTTCACCATTAGCACTTCAAACCTCAGTCATGGCGTacatgacaacaatgacaaccgCTTTTCCCGGCGTAGAGCTTGAGCTTGAGGCAGGAAGCAAATACGCCATCTATTGAGCGGACAAGTAGTAGCCTCGAGGAGACAGTCCGCCGTCACTCTTCGCTGTTGATAATTCTTCTGGAGATAATcgaggagagggacgaggcaCTTGGAGGTATGCCTCCCAGATTGTGAAAGATCATGAATTTGTGTCAGATAACGTGTTGATAACTGGTGGATTTAGAGACTCTCGACTCAGGTCGGGTCGGACTTGTACAATATAAACTCATCGTTAAAGAGAGAGGTAACAGGTGtcttcattttaatattttacttcTGATATATTCACAGTGGTAATGGGTTTTGTGTTTCATCATAGGTTTTTTAAAGTGAAAATATGGTAACACTGTAACGATTGTGTCATATTAGTAAACACCGTAGGTGATAAGGTCAGCTTACAGTCTCTGAAGTATAATTAtgagattatatttttttatatctattaaccTTGGTCATTTATATTGAATTCACACATCGCGATAATGGTTTCCTACATATATTAAGTATTTGCATATACTACATATTTCTATAGCATATCCCGTAGACACTGGAATTTTACGTTACTCAAAGGAATTCTCCTGTCAGTTTTATGATCGAAACATGTAAAATTCTGAGAAACTGATAGAAGAGACAAAATGCTCGTTAAATCACAGTATTGTTACCTACTCGTCTTTTATGTGTGAGGATttcatggaatatatattttgtaagctAAATAACTAAAGAACATAACAAATGATTTTCCAGTTAGCTTTTTCATTAGTTTTATATACACTGATGTCTTTAGATATGTTATGTAGGTTTATGCCAAAGAAACTGACTTTTAAGatcaattttattataaaaacatacaataatTAGTCCAATCGCCTGCGAGAGGACATAAACAAGGAACAACGATTATGTACACAACTTGAAGGAAAACAACAATGCCAGAGGATGTTGCTCTGTCATGCATTTCATGCCTGCGAGGATGCAGGGATCTCAGCAGCCTTAGCGGTGCTTCAGGACAACATGCACAAGTTCTACGATGGCGTGATCTATATCATGCGTGATTCAAGCCAATACTAAGTGCAGCAGATTCAGTTGGTCTGACTGACAGTTTGTGTCTGATGATGTCTATTGGTTGCCATCCCTATTCtgttcattctctccctttcatttaggCCGAAATTTTCGTCCGCGCATCATGCAGGTCACAAGAATGGGTCTGGTCGTCACGATCTACAGGTCATAAATAGTCTTTAAGCAGCGTCTTTGGGTTTGGCGTCGGGGTACTGCGCCTCGCCCTCGTACGTGATCTTGGGGTGAAAACCGTTGCCATCCGCCACGTAGGTGACGGTCTGGACACGACCGTCGGGAAGCTGGATCTTGTAGGATCCCTTCGTCAGTCCTTCCTCGCGCTTCTCCGCGTGGTAGAACTGATTCCCGGTGCTGCCGTCCAGCACGCCGTATCCGAACTCGTAGCCCTTGACTTGCGTGGCCTGAGAAATTGTTTAACCGCTTAAAGGCATGCCCAAAAGGTGTCGACAAGATATGAGTCCTGTAATATTTAAAGTTTGCATGACAATTATGTTATATTCAgctcaaaaatattttaaattcgtTTCGACCAATCTACCTGCGTGCCATCTTCGTTCACGGTACTGACGACAGTCATTTTCGTGCCGGTGTTGATGTGGCCGCCGCCGACCTTGGCGGGTCGCAGCGGCTTCTTGAAGGCCTCCCGCTGAGGCCTCACCTCGCTTacgggaggggcgggaggggcgtGGTGAGTCATATCGGAGGGCGTATGGCGGAAGAGCGTGGGGGAGGGGGCTTGGGGCCTGATGGGCGCTGTGGAGGGCACGGCGGGGACCGAAGAGGTGAAGGACTGCTTGGGAGCCTTCGTGATTTCGTCCGAGGGCTTGAATGGGCTGCTTGCCTTGAAGAACGTGCTGGAGGGCTTCGGCTTCAGAGAGGAGTGTGGCCGTGATGTAGGCCGTGTTTGCTGGAAGAACTGACGGGTAGTTGGGTGTGGGCGGTGAACGAATGGGCGTGAGGTGGGTTCAACGCGGGCGGGAGAGCCTACGCTGGGCTTCAGACGCTGGACGAAAGGAGTGGGTCTTGGTCCCTGGccggaggtaaaggaggaaggctCTTTGTTCTTCTCAGCATCACGGGTGGGAAATGGGGAATCAGAGGAACTATCCCTGAGCTTTCCTAGGCTAAAAGTTGCTGAATTACCGAAAGGGATCGGGGTGTCAAGGGGGGACTTTCCGAAGGAGGAGAAACTGGAAGTCTGAGAGTTATGGGAAGGAGGGATATGCTTGTTTGCCTGTGGGTCGTGGGTGACCAGGAAAGACGGGGGTCGTGCAAATATGTTGGTCTCTGGCCGACTTACCACTACCTCGTTAACAACAAGGGGGAGTTCCTCCTCCTCGACCGTGCCTTGGAAGGGAGTGTTGCCATTGAAGAAGGTGCTGGGCTTGAAACTTTCGTCCGTGAAGCCCTTGATGTCTGGGAACGCGGTGGAGGCTTCCGGGGCCTCGTGCAAAACGGTGAAGAATGAGGACGGGGGGGCCGTGGTGTGGGAGTTCGAGTGAAGGACGGCCTCGTGGGCGCCGGGGGGGTGCACGGGGCCGGAGGGGGGTCGTGGCGCGAGCTGCTGCTGGAAGGGACGGCCCTGGATTTGCTCCTTAGTCTGCCGGGTATTTCCGCCGCCGAAGATTCCCTGGAAGGTCTTGGTGACGCCATCGCGAATGTTGCCTAAGAAGCGCATGCCCATCGAGAGCGGGGACTGACGCTGGCGCTGCGGGTGAGCCCATGTTGCCGAGGAGGCCACCAGGGCTACGAGGAGGATCTGGAGGGAAAATTTGGTTTAGGATTATGAGTGTAATATTTCCAAGCACTGGAATCCTTTTTATTTCGGATTTATGGATTTCAGTacgatacatacataaaaaacgaATAGGATTAGAAGACTAAGCATGCTTATAGTGTGTCCCAGTACATGTGGgtcttgtgtgttgtgtgtgtgtatgtatgtgtgtgtttgtgtgtatgtgtgtgtttgtgtgtgtgtgtttgtgtgtatgtgtgtgtttgtgtgtgtgtgtttgtgtgtgtgtgtgtgtgtgtgtgtgtgtgtgtgtgtgtgtgtgtgtgtgtgcgcgcgcgcgcgcatacacacatacacacacacgccaatctTTCACATCCCTGATTAGAAGACAAGCCCCATTAGCGAATCCCCCGTCACTTTCGCTGACGCTAGCCCATCACCCCCGTCCGACTCGCAACCGAACTCCGAGGTTGTTGCACCAATAACTTTCCCGCTCTGCCTCGTAGCGATTCCTGCGGGTGAAAGTCCTCGGCAGGTGCGGTTCGAAGCCAGATGTTCAGCGCAGCATCGGACCGCCATGCTCTATCATTAGCCTTTGGGACGTGGCTTCAGTGCCGCTTCATGCTGGATCGAGGTTTTTACCAGTAAGGTCAGGGGGACAGGGTCGTCAGCCTAgattttcttctttcgttattTTAGATTTTAAGGCATACGTATTTGATTTCCAAGATAAATATACGGGAAAAATATAGAATACTAGCAATTACAAACCCAATATTCCGCGTAACTTTTTGCAGTAATGGATACCGAGTCGAAGTCCCAAGCTACCGTATCGCTCTCGGCTTTGTTCAAATATAGTCATGAAAATTCATTTTAGGACTAGAGAGCATACAGGAAATTCGTAACACATTTTACATTAGACATTATTGTCTAACTTGAGTGAGTCACttggaatcatatatatattttaaaaatgacaATCCGTTTAATTACCATCCATACATCGCTTTGAAAATGACTTTTaagttataaaatatttttgttcagACACCCAAGAGATTTATCAACAAGCTACATCAAGTTCAGAAAATAGGACTCTTTTCGCCCTTCCCGACGGCGCACAGAAACGTCCGCGGTTCATATTTCACGCCTGAGCTAGTTCGTGGTTCCATCCTCCTCGCGCTACGCCGTTTCACTTCCCTCCAGATctcgtccctttcccctcgtccatcACTCACGCTTTCTCAGTCACTGTCATTCAGCTGTAAACGGATGACTTTTCTCTCACGCACAGAAGGAGGGATGGTATCACAGTTCTTTGCGCACAGTGCTTTACGATGACGCTCTTTATTAGCTTAATACTTGAGGCGTTAATCTCATCTTTTGTCACTCATTACGTCACAAGTACGGGCGGACAATTTGCATaattatctattgtttttttttctaacgtacgttttttttttacgaagtagCTAGCGTAAAgatgcgaaaggggggggggggtaatgtgtcCATGTTAGCTGACTGAAAATGTAGTAaataactaataattattataacaatgataataaattaaaagtTCCAACAGTAACGATTCAGAATTTAGCGTTATAagtttaacaatatatattttctacaacATCAAACTAGTCTGTCAGCCACGGACAGCTCGGACAACTTAAGCAGCACGATAAcgaatgtatttataaacattcaGATACGACGAGGGAAAATTATGCTAAATACATACAATCTCAGCGACTGCTCTTCTTCAGTGCTTTATGAAGCTAAAGAATTCCTCAACCCCGTCAAGTCAAAACAATAGGATCTAAATCACTGAACTCCCAATGCCTTCACCGAGACATCACATGCAGAGACATCTCGAAGGGAATTTCTCCAAGAGTAAACCGAGCCCGGGAAGGCGCCTACGGGACCTACCCTGTGGATGATCATGGCTGTCCGAAGGAGAAGCTCACTTTGAGGTTGAGCTCTCCCGCCCGCGCTCATATAGACGGCAAGTGTGAAAGTATCGACTCCCCGCCTTCTGCGCATGCGCCTCGGGTGCCACAGGGCGTGAAGGAGACCAGTTAATTACCAGCTGGAAATTAATCGATATTAGAAACTGTCTTCCAGATGAATAATCTAGAAATGAAAGTCCAGGCTGCTCATCCCCCAATTTAATAACTGAAGGGTAATTCTGCGATTTTCCGAAACGGGATATAATGTCAGGGTTACTGTAGTGCAGTGCGAATCACGGAAATTCATCGTGTCTGATAAAAGCCAACTAATGTACAGACACTGTTGTTCAAAAGTCACTCACTTAGCGCAgccggaaagaagaaaaaaaatgcgatgACAGGCTAATTGATGACGAATGGCACTTTATAAAGATTTATTTGTTCTGTCAGTTGTTGCTGAAATATTACATCTCAAAGAATCTTGTTTAAAGGAGTATGAAACAGAGGCCTCAGAATTTAGCAAAAATGATTCGCTGTATTActtccccacaaaaaaaaagaaaattataatacaatatataaaaaataacataaggaTATGAATCTATGTTGCTGTGTAAAAATTATTGCAAACTTGCAAACCATCGTCAACTGTTGTTTATTTACTCGAATTTTTCTGTAAAAActtcaataacaaaattaattctAACGATCTCACACGgcaaatttgtattttttacagggcatgtatgttttttctttctttcttttcttcgtgagATCTTGCGAAATATCAAGCATAACATCACAGCGCGTGAAGAGTTCAACGTCACTGTCTCTGCAGAGTGACTGACCCCCATTTCCCCCAACTCTTGTTCTATTTCTCAACCTATTTCCCTCACTGTTTTCCTCTCGGTTCCCcgttttccccccattttttctctctgacCCTCATTTTACCCCAAATTTTCCTCTTTGACCACAATATCACCGCagttatttgttctctctctgacCCTCATTTCCTCGAATTCTTCCCTGCTGATCCtcatttttccctatttttccctGTCGGATCcttattttcccccatttttccccctcGGATTcccattttcccccatttttttatgTCATTCATTAAGAACATATAAATTCCAAATCTTAACCCGAATTTCATCCAAACATTCATCCTTTCCTATATTCTTACCAAATGTGTGAAATCACCTAACAATAGATGCAAACCGCTTTATCAATGAGAACTCGACGCCGCAGGGGAAAACACGTCTGGCGCACGTGCATGATAGGGATGTGATATGCATACTTAACGTGTAATTTGCGCTGACATCACTTGATTGTGGAATACGCTGCCATTTGTGCATTGCATCATTTTACGCGAAGAAGCACGACAGGAAATACgtccgtaaaaaaaaatatatatagtaacaaatattattaaataaatgaCCACAGTCTGTGGGCTTAAccaagtatatttacatacacttgTAAAAGAGTAATGACTTCAGATTCTGGATTTAACCAGGTATATTTACACATGCCTTTTTATTCTCCAAGTCAATACTGATAGCAAATTATACAAGTTCCAGGATGTGATCAAAGGGAGCGATGATGACTATAAGCCGGGATTAAGAAGTCGCTCTTTGATGGTCTCTTCGCTCCACCAACCACGAGCGTCGAGAGCCAAGGAGACCATGAACACTTAGGTGGTGATagctcttcgccttcttcttctttttcttctccttctcctcctccctcttcttcttctttttctcctgctctctctctctctctctctctctctctctctctctctctctctctctctctctctctctctctctctctctctctctctctctctctctctctctctctctctctctctctctctttctctctttctctctttctctctctctctctctctctctttctctctctctctctctctctctctctctctctctctttctctctctctctctctctctctctctctctctctctctctctctctctctctctctctctctctctctctctctctctctctctttctctctctctatctttctctctctttctctctctttctctttctctctctctctctctctctctctctctctctctctctctctctctctctctctctctctctctctctctctctctctctctctctctctctctctctctctctctctctctctctctctctctctctctctctctctctctctctctctctctctctctcttctctcttctctctctctctctctctctctctctctctctctctctctctctctctctctctctctctctctctctctctcactctctttctctctttctctctttctctctcgctctctctctctctctctttctctctttctctctcgctctctctctctctctctctctctctctctctctctctctctttctctctctctctctttctctctctctctctctctctctctctctctctctctctctctctctctctctctctctctctctctctctctctctctctttctctctctctatctttctctctctttctctctctttctctttctctctctctctctctctctctctctctctctctctctctctctctctctctctctctctctctctctctctctctctctctctctctctcctctctttctctctctctctcactcacataattacacacttactcacacactcattcattcagtcattcactcacccattagttcactcactcactcacttttgtatgtacatataaaagtatgtgtgcatatgtatgtatgcaaatatgcagacatatatgcacaggaatacattgcatacatatagatacacatacaattTGCGAATGTTGAACAGGCCGACAAATACATATGCACCGCGGTATAATTTACATGAATAACCAAACATACAACGTACGCGCGTAAGCATATACACGTACAGCAAGAGAAAAGTCTGCCCCTGGGCTTCTAATAACACGCAGGTCTTAAAGTCGCGATGCCGCTCCAGCCACGCAATTTCCCTCTCTTTTGAAACATTCATCTTAATATCAGTTACTTAAGAGGAGAGAGGTTCTGCGATGTGgtcagagaaagaaaatgcaagacagacCTTAAGAAAACGATATATTTCTCCAACTCCGCGCTTCCATACTTTCGCTGCTGACGCTGCATTTGTTGACCAAAATGCACTTCATGcaaactttttcttttgtttgtcgcCGGGGAATTCGTGAGcgagatttttttctttggttattgTTGTGCA from Penaeus chinensis breed Huanghai No. 1 chromosome 24, ASM1920278v2, whole genome shotgun sequence includes these protein-coding regions:
- the LOC125037860 gene encoding extensin-like, translated to MAVRCCAEHLASNRTCRGLSPAGIATRQSGKVIGATTSEFGCESDGGDGLASAKILLVALVASSATWAHPQRQRQSPLSMGMRFLGNIRDGVTKTFQGIFGGGNTRQTKEQIQGRPFQQQLAPRPPSGPVHPPGAHEAVLHSNSHTTAPPSSFFTVLHEAPEASTAFPDIKGFTDESFKPSTFFNGNTPFQGTVEEEELPLVVNEVVVSRPETNIFARPPSFLVTHDPQANKHIPPSHNSQTSSFSSFGKSPLDTPIPFGNSATFSLGKLRDSSSDSPFPTRDAEKNKEPSSFTSGQGPRPTPFVQRLKPSVGSPARVEPTSRPFVHRPHPTTRQFFQQTRPTSRPHSSLKPKPSSTFFKASSPFKPSDEITKAPKQSFTSSVPAVPSTAPIRPQAPSPTLFRHTPSDMTHHAPPAPPVSEVRPQREAFKKPLRPAKVGGGHINTGTKMTVVSTVNEDGTQATQVKGYEFGYGVLDGSTGNQFYHAEKREEGLTKGSYKIQLPDGRVQTVTYVADGNGFHPKITYEGEAQYPDAKPKDAA